The genomic interval GTTACCCTTTATAGTGTTTACTCCCTTTCCCCTGCACATTTTCATAAGCATCTCTTATCTGACGCAATGTGAATTAAATTTCGTAAATTGCCCACATTTATTCGTTTGCTGAACCGTTTTCGCAGCAATTGACGACGGGGGTTTTACGTGGCTTTATAAAGGGAGATGACAAAATAATGTCCAGAAAATTTTCGCCTGGGCATAAACAAAAATGATGGGGTGACTGGGTTTTTATGAACGAACAATATTCCGCGTTGCGTAGTAATGTCAGTATGCTCGGCAAAGTGCTTGGAGATACCATCAAAGATGCGTTGGGGGAGAACATTCTCGACCGCGTTGAAACCATCCGCAAGCTGTCTAAATCTTCCCGCGCCGGTAACGAGGCCAGTCGTCAGGAGCTGCTCACCACCTTGCAGAATCTCTCTAACGATGAGCTGCTGCCCGTTGCACGCGCATTCAGCCAGTTCCTGAACCTGGCCAATACCGCTGAGCAATACCACAGCATCTCGCCAAATGGCGAAGCGGCAAGCAACCCGGAAGTCATTGCCCGCACCCTTCGTAAACTGAAAGACCAGCCAGACCTCAACGAGGCCACCATCAAAAAAGCGGTGGAGTCTCTTTCGCTGGAGCTGGTGCTCACCGCACATCCAACCGAAATTACCCGTCGCACCCTGATCCACAAAATGGTGGAAGTGAACAACTGCCTGAAGCAGTTAGATAACAAAGACATTGCCGACTACGAACGCAACCAGCTGATGCGCCGTCTGCGCCAGCTTATTGCCCAATCCTGGCACACCGATGAAATTCGTAAGCATCGCCCTAGCCCGGTAGATGAAGCCAAATGGGGCTTTGCGGTGGTGGAAAACAGCCTGTGGGAAGGGGTACCGAACTACCTGCGCGAGCTGAACGAACAGCTGGAAGAGAACCTTGGCTACCGTCTGCCGGTCGACTTTGTTCCGGTTCGTTTCACCTCCTGGATGGGCGGTGACCGCGACGGCAACCCGAACGTGACCGCGGAGATCACCCGTCACGTCCTGCTGCTGAGCCGCTGGAAAGCGACCGACCTGTTCCTGAAAGACATTCAGGTGCTGATCTCCGAGCTGTCGATGGTTGAAGCGACGCCGGAACTGCGCGCGCTGGCCGGCGAAGAAGGCGCCAGCGAGCCGTATCGTTTCCTGATGAAAAAACTGCGTGGTCAGCTGATGGCCACTCAGGCCTGGCTGGAAGCGCGTCTGAAAGGTCAGCGCCTGCCAAAACCAGAAGGACTGCTCAGCCAGAACGAACAGCTCTGGGAGCCGCTGTATGCCTGCTATAAATCACTGCAGGCCTGCGGGATGGGCATCATCGCTAACGGCGAACTGCTCGACACCCTGCGCCGCGTGAAGTGTTTCGGCGTACCGCTGGTGCGTATCGACGTACGTCAGGAAAGTACCCGTCATACCGAAGCGCTGGGCGAGCTGACCCGCTATCTCGGCATCGGCGACTATGAAAGCTGGTCCGAAGCCGACAAACAGGCCTTCCTGATCCGCGAGCTGAACTCGAAGCGCCCTCTGCTGCCGCGCAACTGGGAGCCTAGCAACGAAACCCGCGAAGTGCTCAACACCTGTAAAGCGATCGTGGACGCACCGAAAGGATCGGTGGCCGCCTATGTGATCTCCATGGCGAAGACGCCGTCCGACGTGCTGGGCGTTCACCTTCTGCTGAAAGAAGCGGGAATCGACTACGCCCTGCCGGTCGCCCCGCTGTTTGAGACCCTCGACGACCTGAACAACGCCAACGACGTCATGACCCAGCTGTTGAATATCGACTGGTACCGCGGCTTTATTCAGGGCAAACAGATGGTGATGATTGGCTATTCCGACTCTGCGAAAGATGCGGGCGTGATGGCGGCATCCTGGGCGCAGTATCAGGCGCAGGACGCACTGATCAAAACCTGCGAGAAAGCCGGTATTGAACTGACCCTGTTCCACGGACGCGGTGGCTCAATTGGCCGTGGCGGCGCACCTGCACACGCAGCGCTGCTGTCGCAGCCGCCGGGAAGCCTGAAAGGCGGCCTGCGCGTCACCGAGCAGGGCGAGATGATCCGCTTCAAATACGGCCTGCCGGAAGTGACCATCAGCAGCCTGTCGCTCTATACCAGCGCGATCCTTGAAGCAAACCTGCTGCCGCCGCCAGAGCCTAAAGCATCCTGGTGCCATATCATGGACGAGCTGTCTGATATCTCCTGCGATCTGTACCGCGGCTACGTGCGTGAAAACAAAGATTTCGTGCCTTACTTCCGCTCGGCCACGCCTGAGCAGGAGCTGGGTAAACTGCCGCTGGGCTCACGTCCTGCGAAGCGTCGCCCAACCGGTGGCGTAGAATCTCTGCGCGCGATCCCGTGGATCTTCGCCTGGACTCAGAACCGTTTGATGCTGCCCGCCTGGCTGGGTGCCGGTGCCGCGCTGCAAAAAGTGGTGGAAGACGGCAAACAGAACGAACTGGAAACCATGTGCCGCGACTGGCCGTTCTTCTCTACCCGTCTGGGCATGCTGGAGATGGTCTTCTCGAAAGCTGACCTGTGGCTGGCGGAATACTACGACCAGCGTCTGGTGAAACCTGAGCTGTGGGCGCTGGGTAAAGAGCTGCGCGAACTGCTGGAAGGCGACATTAAAGTGGTGCTGGACATCGCCAACGACTCACATCTGATGGCGGACCTGCCGTGGATTGCCGAGTCTATTCAGCTGCGTAACATCTACACCGACCCGCTGAACGTCCTGCAGGCAGAGCTGCTGCACCGTTCGCGTCTGGCGGAAGAAGAAGGTAAAGAGCCGGATCCGCGCGTTGAACAAGCGTTGATGGTGACGATTGCGGGCGTTGCTGCAGGTATGCGTAACACCGGCTAATACTTTATGCCCGGCGGCGCCGCGCTTGCCCGGACCTACGACAGGTAGGCCGGGTAAGCGTTAGCGCTGCCCGTCACATTTCGGTAGTCTTCTCATGCATTCCGATATCACCCGAATTTTGGCAAACCTGGTGAACCGCACGTTACCGCTGGGTCAGATTCACTTCTCAGCGATGGCTGAACAGCAACCCCGAACATCTCCCTGCCTCGTCATTACCCTTGATACCCCCTGTGAGGCGATATTTTCATCCTTTGGACACTTAACGCATCCATCGTCAAACGCCCTGAGCATACATTTCGGTAAGCAGCTGCTGACTATCGAGTTACAGCATGACAATACGCTTTTGCAGCAGCTCCAGGTTCCCCGTCGCGGTCCGCGAACGGGTGCTTTTCTTCTGCAGACGCTAACCGAATTACAGATGCAGCCGGATGAGCAAGACACCGCGATACTGGTGGTATTAAGCTTGCTCAGCCACTGCCGGGATCTGCTTGGCAGCGATATCCACACCGCCAGCCGCAGCCGCGCCCTGTTTGAGGCTATTCGCCGCTTCATCGAAGAACATTATGCTTCGGCGTTAACCCGTGAATCCGTGGCGCAGGCTTTCTACATTTCGCCGAACTACCTTTCCCACCTCTTTCAGAATACAGGCAACGTGGGATTCAACGAATACCTGACGCAAACGCGGCTCGAACACGCGCGCCAGCTGCTGAAAGGCTACGATCTTAAAATCAAAGATATCGCCGCAAGCTGTGGGTTTACAGACAGCAATTACTTCTGCCGTCTCTTTCGCAAGCACACCGAACGTTCCCCTTCCGAATATCGTCGCCAGTATCACAGCGAGCTGATCGCCAAAAAATAGCATTGTGATCGCTCTCGCACTTCACTAAGGACATTACATTTGTCCAGTATTTGGCAAAATTGGCCTGTATCCGCCCTGCCTGCCCGCGCCTTATCCTTTATTCAACCTTTCTGACTTAAGGAAAAATAATGGAACTGTACCTGGATACCGCCAACGTGGCGGAAGTTGAACGCCTGGCGCGCGTCTTCCCCATGGCGGGCGTCACCACCAACCCGAGCATCATCGCCGCCAGCCGTGAATCCATCTGGGACGTGCTGCCGCGTCTGCAAAAAGCCATTGGACCAGAAGGCACGCTGTTTGCCCAAACCATGAGCCGCGATGCCGAAGGCATGGTGGCGGAGGCCAAACGTCTGAGTAACGCCATCCCGGACATTGTGGTGAAAATCCCTGTCACGGCAGAGGGCCTTACCGCGATCAAGGCGCTGAAAAAAGAGGGGATTACCACGCTGGGAACCGCCGTTTATAGCGCCGCTCAAGGTTTGCTCGCCGCGCTGGCGGGAGCGAAATATGTCGCTCCCTATGTAAACCGCGTTGATGCTCAGGGCGGTGATGGAATTCGCATGGTCCAGGAGCTGCAATCCCTGCTGGAAATGCACGCGCCGGAAAGCAGGGTGCTGGCCGCAAGCTTCAAAACGCCGCGCCAGGCGCTGGACTGCCTGCTGGCGGGATGCGAGGCAATCACGCTTCCCTTAGACGTAGCGCAACAAATGCTCGGCACGCCGGCGGTAGAGTCAGCAATAGAGAAGTTCGAGCAGGACTGGAAAAACGCGTTTGGTAACCTCAACCTCTAAGGGAGAACTGTTATGGACCGTATCATTCAATCGCCGGGAAAATACATCCAGGGCGCTGATGCGCTTACCCGTCTCGGCGACTATCTGAAACCTCTGGCCAAGCGCTGGCTGGTCGTCGGCGATAAATTTGTGCTGGGTTTTGCTGAAGAGACCCTGCGACAAAGTTTTAAAAAAGCCGAACTGCATGCCGAAATCGCGCCATTTGGCGGCGAATGTTCACAAAATGAAATCGATCGTCTGAAGAAGCTGGCCGACAGCGCAGACTGTCTGGCGGTGCTGGGCATTGGCGGAGGTAAAACGCTGGATACCGCCAAAGCGCTGGCCCATTTTATGGACGTCCCCGTCGCCATTGCGCCAACTATCGCCTCCACCGACGCGCCGTGCAGTGCCCTTTCCGTGATTTATACCGACAGCGGTGAGTTCGATCGCTACCTGATGCTGCCGCACAACCCGAACATGGTCATTGTCGACACCAAAGTGGTGGCAGGGGCACCTGCGCGCCTGCTGGCCGCCGGGATTGGCGATGCGCTGGCGACCTGGTTTGAAGCACGCGCCTGCTCGCGCAGCGGCGCGACCACCATGGCGGGCGGCAAATGTACGCAGGCAGCACTCGCGCTGGCCGAGCTGTGCTACAACACGCTGATTGAAGAGGGTGAAAAGGCCATGCTGGCAGCAGAACAGCATGTGGTGACGCCTGCTCTTGAACGCATTATCGAAGCCAATACCTATCTCAGCGGCGTAGGCTTTGAAAGCGGCGGGCTGGCGGCGGCACACGCTATTCATAACGGAATGACGGCGGTACCGGACGCGCACCACTTCTATCACGGTGAAAAAGTGGCGTTTGGTACGCTGACGCAGCTGGTACTGGAAAACGCGCCGGTAGAAGAAATAGAGACCGTCGCGGCGCTTTGTCACAGCGTTGGGCTGCCGATCACGCTGGCGCAGCTGAACATCAAAGAGGATATTCCGTCCAAAATGCGTCTGATCGCTGAAGCCTCCTGTGCCGAAGGGGAAACTATTCACAACATGCCCGGCGGAGTAACGCCGGATCAGGTGTATGCCGCGCTGCTGGTGGCTGACCAGTATGGGCAGCGGTTCCTGCAGGAGTGGGAGTAAATAGAGTGAATAAAAATCCCCGCATCAGCGGGGATTTTTTTACCCGTAGGCCGGATAAGCGTTAGCGCCACCCGGCACTATGGTTACTGCAGATCAAACCGGTCCAGATCCATCACCTTCGCCCATGCGGCAACGAAGTCGCGGACGAACTTCTCATGCGCATCATCGCTGGCGTAAACCTCTGCCAGCGCGCGCAGGACGGCGTTAGAACCGAAGACCAGGTCGGCGCGGGTAGCGGTATATTTCACTTCACCGCTGGCGCGATCGCTTCCGGCAAACAGCTCATTAGATTCGTCTGTCGCCTTCCACTGGGTGTTCATGTCCAGCAGATTCACGAAGAAATCGTTGCTCAGCACGCCCTCGCGGTCGGTGAACACGCCATTCTTGCTGCCATCAAAGTTGGCACCCAGCACGCGCAGGCCACCGATCAGCACCGTCAGCTCCGGCGCGGTCAGCGTCAGCTGCTGGGCTTTGTCGATCAGCATTGATTCAGTTGTGGACACATCCACCTGCGCACGGTAGTTGCGGAAGCCGTCGGCAATCGGTTCAAGCAGGTTAAACATCTCGATATCCGTCTGATCCTGACGCGCATCCACGCGGCCTGGCGTAAACGGAACGTTGACGTAAACGCCTGCCGCTTTCGCCGCCTGCTCAACGCCCACGACGCCCGCCAGCACGATGATATCGGCCAGAGAGGCTTTGTTGGTGGTGCGCTGGATAGCTTCCAGAGCCGGCAACGCGCGAACCGCCGCGGCGTTCACATCCCAGTCACGCTGGGGAGCCAGCGCCAGACGCGCGCCGTTGGCGCCGCCGCGCTTGTCGCCGCCGCGGAAGGTTGAGGCGGACGCCCATGCTACGGAAATCAGTTCGCTCACGGAGAGGCCAGATGCTGCGATTTCCGCTTTCAAGCTTTCAATGTCTTCTTTCGACGGATTGAACACCGCCTGCGGCAACGGGTCCTGCCAGATCAGATCTTCTTTCGGCACTTCCGGGCCAAGGTAGCGCGATTTTGGCCCCATATCGCGGTGGGTCAGCTTGTACCACGCGCGCGCGAAGGCTTCGTTGAAGGCCTGCGGATCGTTCAGGAAGCGGCGGGAAATTTTCTCGAATTCCGGGTCAAAACGCAGCGTCAGGTCGGTAACCAGCATAGTAGGTTTGCGTTTTTTCGACGGGTCGAACGGATCGGGCATGATTTCCGGCGCGTCCACGGCTTCAAACTGAATCGCACCCGCCGGGCTGCGGGTCTGCACCCATTCGTATTTGAACAGGTTCTCGAAGAAGTAGTTGCTCCACTGGGTCGGGGTTTGTGACCAGATGACTTCCAGACCGGAGGTAATGGCATCTGCGCCAACGCCCGTGCCGTGCGTGCTGGCCCAGCCCAGGCCCTGCGCTTCAATCGGCGAGGCTTCTGGGTCGGTGCCGACGTGCGTCGCATCACCCGCGCCGTGGGTTTTGCCGAGGGTGTGGCCGCCCGCAATCAGCGCAACGGTCTCTTCGTCGTTCATCCCCATGTTGCCAAAGGTGGCGCGGATCGCCGCGGCCGCTGACAGGGGTTCACCGCTGGCGTTTGGCCCTTCCGGGTTAACGTAGATCAGGCCCATTTCGGTGGCGGCCAGCGGACGCTTCGCCAGCGCCTCCGGGTCACGGTGGGTCAGCCAGGCTTTTTCATCACCCCAGTTCACGTCCAGATCTGGTTCCCAGACGTCTTCACGCCCGGCACCGAAACCAAAGGTACGGAAGCCGGAGTTCTCCAGCGCCACGTTACCCGCGAGGATAAACAGGTCGGCCCAGGAAATTTTTTGTCCGTATTTTTGCTTGATTGGCCACAGCAGACGGCGTGCCTTATCCAGGCTCACGTTATCTGGCCAGGAGTTCAGCGGCGCAAAGCGCTGTTGACCGCGTCCTGCTCCACCGCGCCCGTCAACGGAGCGATAGGTACCCGCGCCGTGCCAGGCCATACGGATAAACAGGCCCGCATAGCTGCCCCAGTCGGCAGGCCACCACGGTTGGGAGTCGGTTAAAAGTGCTTTAAGGTCGCCTTTAAGGGCGGAATAATCAAGCTTGCTGAATTCTTTGCGGTAGTCGAAGTCTTCACCCAGCGGGTTCGAACGATTGGAATGTTGATTAAGAAGATCGATACGGAGTTGTTTTGGCCACCAGTCGCGGCTGCTTGTACCTGCGCCCGCGCTGTCATCGACACCGCCCTGATGGAACGGGCATTTGCCGACTGATGCCGCTTTATTGGTCTCGTCTGACGTGCTCATCGCTATGCTCCCTTTTACAGTGTTACCGTTACGATATACACCACTAGCAATAAGTTATAGTTGAATTAATCCACAGATTCGATAGCTCATACCTTTTAACTATCCACGTAACTAAAAAGCCCTCGTGATACGAGGGCTTTGTGCTTATTACGCCGGACGAACACCCAGCGTATGGCAAATGGCGTAGCTCATCTCCGCGCGGTTCAGCGTATAGAAGTGGAAATCTTTCACCCCTTCACGGCTTAAAATTTTCACCATGTCCATCGCGATATTGGCGCCCACCAGCTTGCGGGTTTCCGGGTCATCATCCAGCCCTTCGTACATTTTGGACATCCACAGCGGAATGCGGACATTGGTCATATCAGCGAATTTCTTCGCCTGCTTGAAGTTAGAGACAGGCAGAATACCCGGGATAATTTCAACGTCGATGCCCGCGGAGACGCAGCGGTCACGGAAACGCAGGTAGCTTTCAACATCAAAGAAGAATTGAGTAATGGCGCGGTTCGCACCGGCGTCCACCTTACGCTTCAGATTCAGCAGATCGGCCTGGGCGCTTTTCGCTTCCGGATGCACCTCAGGATAAGCGGCAACGGAGATATCAAAGTCAGCCACGTTTTTCAGCAGCGCGACCAGATCGGCGGCATACATGTCCGGCTTACCGCTGCCCGGCGGCAGGTCACCGCGCAGTGCGACGATATGACGAATGCCGTTATCCCAGTAATCCTGGGCGATAGCCCGTAACTCATCGCGGGTCGCGTCGATACAGGTGAGATGCGGCGCCGCTTCCAGACCGGTACGATCTTTGATGCCTTTAATGATGCTGTGCGTACGGTCACGCTCGCCGGAGTTAGCGCCGTAAGTCACGGAGACAAACTTCGGTTTCAGGCTGCTGAGACGATCGATAGAGCTCCACAGGGTTTGCTCCATTTCACTGGTGCGCGGCGGGAAAAATTCAAAAGAGACGTTAATCTGGCCGTTTACTTCGGCCAGGCTCTGATTCAGTGCTTCCCGCTGGTTGGCGTGAAAAAAGCTCATACCTTACCTCTATCAATCGCATGTCGTTATCTGTTGTGTTGTGAACTTCTATACGTTTAGACGTCCAGATGTAAAAATGACGGAAAAGCGGAGGGACGTCAACATAAATAATCAACAATAACGGTGAGGTTTGCTCAGGAAAGATGAAGAAAGTTCATGATGGGGAGTGAGACATCCCCTCCCCCAGGACCTTACCCTTCTTTGAGTAAAGGGGAAAAACCACACCGGGCAGTCCTCTCCCCTATGGGATGTACGGTGCGGTTTTAATGCCAGCAGAAGTGATGCACAACCTGGGTAATCAGTTCGCGGGTTGGCTTGATGAAGCGGGTTTCCAGATATTCATCCGGCTGGTGGGCCTGGTTGATGGAGCCCGGGCCAAGGACCAGCGTCGGACAAAGGGTCTGAATAAATGGCGCTTCAGTGCAGTAATTCACCACGTCGGTTTTCTCACCGAGCAGCTTTTCCACCACCTCAACCAGCTGATGGTCCGGCGGGCATTCGTAACCCGGGATCGGCGGATGCAGTTCGGAGACCGTCAGGCGGCCCGGCCAGCGCTCGCTCACAGGGGCCAGCGCCTCGTTCAGCAGGCCGTCGAGATCGCTCAGGGTCATGCCCGGCAGCGGGCGGATGTCCATATGCAGTTCGCAGCAGGCGCAGATACGGTTAGAAGCATCTCCGCCGTGCAGGCTGCCGAGGTTCAGCGTTGGATACGGCACGGTGAACGCGTCATAGTGATACCGCTCTTTCAGATCGTCGCGCAGGGTCATAATGCGACCGATGGCGTCATGCATCAGCTCAATGGCGTTCACGCCGCGCGCCGGATCGCTGGAGTGGCCGGACTGACCCAAGACGCGCACGGCTGTAGAGATATGGCCTTTATGCGCGCGGATCGGCTGCAGAGACGTCGGCTCGCCGATGATCGCACAATCCGGGCGAATCGACGTGTTTTCAGAGAAGTAGCGCGCGCCCGCCATGCTGGTTTCTTCATCGGCGGTCGCCAGAATGTAGAGCGGTTTTTTCAGCTTCGCTACGTCCACGTCACGCAGCGCGTCGAGGATAAAGGCGAAGAAGCCTTTCATGTCGGCGGTGCCCAGACCATAGAGCTTATTATCGTGCTCGGTCAGGGTGAACGGATCGCGCGTCCAGCGGCCATCGTCAAACGGCACCGTGTCGGTATGACCGGCCAGCAGCAGGCCGCCCGCACCTGTTCCGGTGCTGGCAAGAAGGTTAAATTTGTGGCGGGTTCCGGGGACAGGCTGAACCTCAACGTTAAACCCAAGATCGCTAAACCAACCCGCCAGCAGATTGATTAAAGACTCATTGCTCTGATCCAGCGCTTCTTCCGTTGCGCTGATGGACGGAGTGGCAATCAGGGCGCGGTAGATCTCGATAAATGGCGGTAAGTTCATTTTCATTGTTGACACACCTTAGGTCGTGATAGTATCAATATTCATGCAATAAATGTGAATAAAAATACATTAACGTTGAGCATAAAGGAACCCGATGTTGAATACGCTGATTGTAGGCGCTAGCGGTTATGCGGGCGCAGAGCTTGTAAGCTACGTGAATCGCCATCCACATATGACCATAACCGCTTTGACCGTGTCAGCGCAAAGCAATGATGCAGGAAAGTTAATTTCCGATTTGCATCCGCAGCTTAAGGGCATTGTCGATCTGCCGCTGCAGCCCATGTCTGACATCAGCGAGTTTACCGACGGCGTCGACGTGGTGTTTTTAGCCACCGCGCACGAGGTTAGCCACGACCTGGCGCCGCAGTTCCTGGCGGCTGGCTGCGTGGTCTTTGACCTTTCCGGCGCGTTCCGCGTTAACGACGGCGCGTTTTACGAAAAATATTACGGTTTCACCCACCAGCATCCGGAGCTGCTTGAAAAAGCGGTGTACGGTCTGGCTGAGTGGAGCGCAGACAAGCTAAAAGAAGCGGACCTGATTGCCGTGCCGGGCTGCTACCCAACGGCGGCGCAGCTTTCCCTGAAGCCGCTGATCGACGCAGGCCTGCTGGATCTGAGCCAGTGGCCGGTGATCAACGCCACCAGCGGCGTGAGCGGTGCAGGACGCAAGGCCGCTATTTCCAACAGCTTCTGCGAAGTGAGCCTTCAGCCGTATGGCGTGTTTAATCACCGTCATCATCCTGAAATCACGACGCATCTGGGCGCAGAGGTGATTTTCACGCCGCACCTGGGCAGCTTCCCGCGCGGGATCCTTGAAACCATTACCTGCCGCCTGAAGCCCGGCGTGACCAAAGAGCAGGTGAACGAGGCTTT from Enterobacter sp. JBIWA008 carries:
- the metF gene encoding methylenetetrahydrofolate reductase; protein product: MSFFHANQREALNQSLAEVNGQINVSFEFFPPRTSEMEQTLWSSIDRLSSLKPKFVSVTYGANSGERDRTHSIIKGIKDRTGLEAAPHLTCIDATRDELRAIAQDYWDNGIRHIVALRGDLPPGSGKPDMYAADLVALLKNVADFDISVAAYPEVHPEAKSAQADLLNLKRKVDAGANRAITQFFFDVESYLRFRDRCVSAGIDVEIIPGILPVSNFKQAKKFADMTNVRIPLWMSKMYEGLDDDPETRKLVGANIAMDMVKILSREGVKDFHFYTLNRAEMSYAICHTLGVRPA
- the argC gene encoding N-acetyl-gamma-glutamyl-phosphate reductase → MLNTLIVGASGYAGAELVSYVNRHPHMTITALTVSAQSNDAGKLISDLHPQLKGIVDLPLQPMSDISEFTDGVDVVFLATAHEVSHDLAPQFLAAGCVVFDLSGAFRVNDGAFYEKYYGFTHQHPELLEKAVYGLAEWSADKLKEADLIAVPGCYPTAAQLSLKPLIDAGLLDLSQWPVINATSGVSGAGRKAAISNSFCEVSLQPYGVFNHRHHPEITTHLGAEVIFTPHLGSFPRGILETITCRLKPGVTKEQVNEAFTQAYADKPLVRLYDKGVPALKNVVGLPFCDIGFAVQGEHLIVVAAEDNLLKGAAAQAMQCANIRFGFPETQALI
- the fsa gene encoding fructose-6-phosphate aldolase, whose protein sequence is MELYLDTANVAEVERLARVFPMAGVTTNPSIIAASRESIWDVLPRLQKAIGPEGTLFAQTMSRDAEGMVAEAKRLSNAIPDIVVKIPVTAEGLTAIKALKKEGITTLGTAVYSAAQGLLAALAGAKYVAPYVNRVDAQGGDGIRMVQELQSLLEMHAPESRVLAASFKTPRQALDCLLAGCEAITLPLDVAQQMLGTPAVESAIEKFEQDWKNAFGNLNL
- the katG gene encoding catalase/peroxidase HPI, producing MSTSDETNKAASVGKCPFHQGGVDDSAGAGTSSRDWWPKQLRIDLLNQHSNRSNPLGEDFDYRKEFSKLDYSALKGDLKALLTDSQPWWPADWGSYAGLFIRMAWHGAGTYRSVDGRGGAGRGQQRFAPLNSWPDNVSLDKARRLLWPIKQKYGQKISWADLFILAGNVALENSGFRTFGFGAGREDVWEPDLDVNWGDEKAWLTHRDPEALAKRPLAATEMGLIYVNPEGPNASGEPLSAAAAIRATFGNMGMNDEETVALIAGGHTLGKTHGAGDATHVGTDPEASPIEAQGLGWASTHGTGVGADAITSGLEVIWSQTPTQWSNYFFENLFKYEWVQTRSPAGAIQFEAVDAPEIMPDPFDPSKKRKPTMLVTDLTLRFDPEFEKISRRFLNDPQAFNEAFARAWYKLTHRDMGPKSRYLGPEVPKEDLIWQDPLPQAVFNPSKEDIESLKAEIAASGLSVSELISVAWASASTFRGGDKRGGANGARLALAPQRDWDVNAAAVRALPALEAIQRTTNKASLADIIVLAGVVGVEQAAKAAGVYVNVPFTPGRVDARQDQTDIEMFNLLEPIADGFRNYRAQVDVSTTESMLIDKAQQLTLTAPELTVLIGGLRVLGANFDGSKNGVFTDREGVLSNDFFVNLLDMNTQWKATDESNELFAGSDRASGEVKYTATRADLVFGSNAVLRALAEVYASDDAHEKFVRDFVAAWAKVMDLDRFDLQ
- a CDS encoding glycerol dehydrogenase yields the protein MDRIIQSPGKYIQGADALTRLGDYLKPLAKRWLVVGDKFVLGFAEETLRQSFKKAELHAEIAPFGGECSQNEIDRLKKLADSADCLAVLGIGGGKTLDTAKALAHFMDVPVAIAPTIASTDAPCSALSVIYTDSGEFDRYLMLPHNPNMVIVDTKVVAGAPARLLAAGIGDALATWFEARACSRSGATTMAGGKCTQAALALAELCYNTLIEEGEKAMLAAEQHVVTPALERIIEANTYLSGVGFESGGLAAAHAIHNGMTAVPDAHHFYHGEKVAFGTLTQLVLENAPVEEIETVAALCHSVGLPITLAQLNIKEDIPSKMRLIAEASCAEGETIHNMPGGVTPDQVYAALLVADQYGQRFLQEWE
- a CDS encoding AraC family transcriptional regulator — translated: MHSDITRILANLVNRTLPLGQIHFSAMAEQQPRTSPCLVITLDTPCEAIFSSFGHLTHPSSNALSIHFGKQLLTIELQHDNTLLQQLQVPRRGPRTGAFLLQTLTELQMQPDEQDTAILVVLSLLSHCRDLLGSDIHTASRSRALFEAIRRFIEEHYASALTRESVAQAFYISPNYLSHLFQNTGNVGFNEYLTQTRLEHARQLLKGYDLKIKDIAASCGFTDSNYFCRLFRKHTERSPSEYRRQYHSELIAKK
- the ppc gene encoding phosphoenolpyruvate carboxylase → MNEQYSALRSNVSMLGKVLGDTIKDALGENILDRVETIRKLSKSSRAGNEASRQELLTTLQNLSNDELLPVARAFSQFLNLANTAEQYHSISPNGEAASNPEVIARTLRKLKDQPDLNEATIKKAVESLSLELVLTAHPTEITRRTLIHKMVEVNNCLKQLDNKDIADYERNQLMRRLRQLIAQSWHTDEIRKHRPSPVDEAKWGFAVVENSLWEGVPNYLRELNEQLEENLGYRLPVDFVPVRFTSWMGGDRDGNPNVTAEITRHVLLLSRWKATDLFLKDIQVLISELSMVEATPELRALAGEEGASEPYRFLMKKLRGQLMATQAWLEARLKGQRLPKPEGLLSQNEQLWEPLYACYKSLQACGMGIIANGELLDTLRRVKCFGVPLVRIDVRQESTRHTEALGELTRYLGIGDYESWSEADKQAFLIRELNSKRPLLPRNWEPSNETREVLNTCKAIVDAPKGSVAAYVISMAKTPSDVLGVHLLLKEAGIDYALPVAPLFETLDDLNNANDVMTQLLNIDWYRGFIQGKQMVMIGYSDSAKDAGVMAASWAQYQAQDALIKTCEKAGIELTLFHGRGGSIGRGGAPAHAALLSQPPGSLKGGLRVTEQGEMIRFKYGLPEVTISSLSLYTSAILEANLLPPPEPKASWCHIMDELSDISCDLYRGYVRENKDFVPYFRSATPEQELGKLPLGSRPAKRRPTGGVESLRAIPWIFAWTQNRLMLPAWLGAGAALQKVVEDGKQNELETMCRDWPFFSTRLGMLEMVFSKADLWLAEYYDQRLVKPELWALGKELRELLEGDIKVVLDIANDSHLMADLPWIAESIQLRNIYTDPLNVLQAELLHRSRLAEEEGKEPDPRVEQALMVTIAGVAAGMRNTG
- the argE gene encoding acetylornithine deacetylase, whose amino-acid sequence is MKMNLPPFIEIYRALIATPSISATEEALDQSNESLINLLAGWFSDLGFNVEVQPVPGTRHKFNLLASTGTGAGGLLLAGHTDTVPFDDGRWTRDPFTLTEHDNKLYGLGTADMKGFFAFILDALRDVDVAKLKKPLYILATADEETSMAGARYFSENTSIRPDCAIIGEPTSLQPIRAHKGHISTAVRVLGQSGHSSDPARGVNAIELMHDAIGRIMTLRDDLKERYHYDAFTVPYPTLNLGSLHGGDASNRICACCELHMDIRPLPGMTLSDLDGLLNEALAPVSERWPGRLTVSELHPPIPGYECPPDHQLVEVVEKLLGEKTDVVNYCTEAPFIQTLCPTLVLGPGSINQAHQPDEYLETRFIKPTRELITQVVHHFCWH